CTATAATCACTAATGATTTGACTTTTAAACTCTTCGAAAGTAATTTTATTTACCTCTTTTGTTTCCATTTCTTTTGTTTGTTGCATCACAAATTTAACAAAAGATTTGTAACTTACACCATACAATTTGCGTCTAACGAATAGATTATAATTTTATATCATCCTATTAATAATACTAAAAATAAATACATGAAAAAAACTTTATTGAGTTTATGTTTGGTTTTTGCTTTTGCAAATTCATCGTATGTAATGGCTCAAACTAAAGCTGGAGGAGCAACTTTTGTTACTCAAGTAGAAGGAATAAAAGAGTACAAACTATCTAATGGTTTGCAAGTTTTATTACTTCCTGATCAATCTCAAAGTAATGTTGTCGTAAACATTGTTTACAATGTAGGTTCTAAACATGAAGGTTACGGAGAAAAAGGAATGGCGCATTTGTTAGAACATATGCTGTTTAAATCGACAAAAAACCTTGGTGATATCAAAAAAATGTTATCTGATAAAGGTGGAATAGCAAATGGAACAACGTGGTATGATCGTACAAATTATTATGAAATCTTTCCTTCAAGTGATGAAAATTTACGTTGGAGTATCGAAATGGAAGCTGATCGAATGATTAATGCAACCATCAAACAAGAAGATTTAGATAAAGAGTTTTCGGTTGTTCGCAATGAATTTGAAATTGGAGAAAATAATCCTTCAAGTGTACTGATGGAACGTGTGATTTCTGCTGGATATTTATGGCACAATTACGGAAAGTCGACGATTGGTTCCAAAGAAGATATCGAACGTGTTAAAACACCTCAATTACGTAAATTCTACGAAAAATACTATCAACCTGATAATGCTACATTAATTATTGCAGGAAAGTTTGACGAGAAAAAAACAATGGATTATGTCAATCAATATTTTGCTCCAATTCCAAAACCAACTCGTGTTTTAGACGAAGTCTTAACCGTTGAACCAGCACAAGACGGTGAAAAATTTGTAGAAGTAAAACGCGCAGGTGATTCTCAATCTGTTGGCGTGATGTATCACGTTGCAGCTTACAGCGACAAAGATTATGCAGCGATTGATGTGTTGAACAATATTCTGACTTCAGATCCATCTGGGTATTTATATAAAGCTTTAGTAGACACACACAAAATTGCTTCTATTTGGGCATTTAGTCCAGAAGTTCGTGATGCGAGTTTCTTTTATATTGGAACAGAAATTCCGAAAGAGAAAAATATTGAACAAACGAAAAATGATATTCGTGCAGAATTAGATAAAGTTGCCACAATTAATTATACTGATCAAGATGTACAACGTGCAAAAGCGAATATTATCAAGAACATCGAAAATAGAAAAAATAACACCATTAATTTTGCAATTGCTTTAACCGAAATTGTTGGTGCTGGTGATTATCGCTTAGGATTCTTGTACCGCGATAATATCGAAAACGTAACAAAAGAAGATATCAAACGTGTTGCTGAAAAATATTTTAGAGCGAACAATAGAACGGTTGGAACATTTATTCCTACAAAAGATGAAATTCGTGTAAAACCGAATGAATTAACGAATAAACAAATTACAGAATTAGTTTCAAATTATAAAGGTCGTGCTGCAGAGAAGGAAGCAAAACCTTTCGAAGCTTCGATCAAAAATCTTAAAGCGCATTATGCAGAAGGGAAATTGAACAATGGATTAAAATACGGAATCATCGATAAAGAAATCAAAGGTGAAAAAGTTATTTTATCATTCAATTTACCTGTTTCGAATGAAAAAGATTTAGCGAATAAAGGAATTATTGGTCAATTAACGGCTGAATTGTTAATGTCTGGAACGAAGAATCTAACAAAAGAACAAATCAAAGATCAATTAGATGAGTTGAAATCTTCTGTCGGATTTAGATTTAGTGGACAAACGTTATCCGTAACAATTAATACGTACAAAAATTCATTAGACAAAACAATGGATATCGTTCGTCAAATTATTACAGAACCAACTTTCCCTCAAGCCGAATTAACAAAAACTGTAAATGAATACACCACTTATTTAGACGCTAACACTAACGATCCACAAGCTTTAGCTTTCAATGAGATTAATCGTTTAACTTCTAATTATCCAAAATCATCTATTTTTTATACTGCTTCTTTTAGTGAATTAAAAGATGAAATTAAAACTATAAAACAAACTGATTTAGTTAATTTTTATAAAAACATTTTAGGTGCGCAAAACGGAGTTGTTTCTGTCGTTGGAACTAATGATAAAACTAAAGTTGAAAAAATACTGAGTGATACATTTGGCAAATGGAATAGTAAATCGAAATACGAAAAAGCATATCCAATGTTTACAGCAACTAAAAAAGAAGACAAATTATACAACATTGCTGACAAAGAAAATGCAGCTGCAGTTGGATCAATTAACTTCAAAATGAATCGTGAAAGTGCAGATTATGCAGCAATGGTTATGGCAAACGAAATGATTGGTAGCGGTGGATTTTTATCTGCTCGTATTCCTATGCGATTGAGAGAAAAAGAAGGTATCAGCTACGGTGCAGGTTCGTATGTTTCTATTCCAAACGATCCTAAAAACGATGTTGCTTCTTGGGGATATTACGCATTTTTGAATCCTACTAAACGTGAAGCTGTTGAAATAGCATTGAAAGAGGAAGTTGCAAAAGCATTGAAAGATGGTTTCACAGCTGAAGAATTAAAAACAAATATCGTAAGTTGGAAAAATGGACGTAACACATCTTTGGGAATGGATGGTACTTTATTAAGTTTATCGAATGGTTATTTGTTAAACGGAATTAGTTTTGATGATTTCGATAATTTAGAGAAAAAAGTTGATGCTCTGAATGTAAGTCAAGTAAATGAAGTTTTCAAAAAATACATTTCATTAGACAAATTGACTTCTGTTTACACGGGAACTTTTGATAAAAAATAACTTTAATCATACTCATTTCAAAAAAAGCTTCAGATGAATCTGAAGCTTTTTTTATGATTTGTTTAGAATAAAAATCTGTACAATTATTCATTTTCGGTCTAAAAAGAGAAAAAAACTGTTAAAAAATGCTTCATTTCATAACATTTACAATTTTTGGCATCATAATTTCTTATCACTACAAACAATAAAAAAACAATTAACCTTTAATAATAATTCGTATGCAAGGATTAGAAGATAACAATCAACCCACAAACAAAGGAAAAAATGGTTTAGTAATTCCTTTAGCTTTAGCGGGAATCTTATTAGCTGGTAGTGTTGGATATAATATTTATCAAGCAAATCAAATAGGAAACCTTGAAAAAAATGACTCTTTAAACTCTCAAATCCTTAAAAATGAAACCAATCAAAAAGATCAAATTCGTAGACAATATGATTCTATCTTAAACGATTACACGCAATACAAAGCGCGTATAGAGGATCGTAACAATTTGTTAGGCGATAAAGAAAATATGATTCAATTAAAGAATCAAGATATTCAAGAAATCTTAGAAAAAGACAATCCTACAGCAGAAGAA
This portion of the Empedobacter stercoris genome encodes:
- a CDS encoding M16 family metallopeptidase; its protein translation is MKKTLLSLCLVFAFANSSYVMAQTKAGGATFVTQVEGIKEYKLSNGLQVLLLPDQSQSNVVVNIVYNVGSKHEGYGEKGMAHLLEHMLFKSTKNLGDIKKMLSDKGGIANGTTWYDRTNYYEIFPSSDENLRWSIEMEADRMINATIKQEDLDKEFSVVRNEFEIGENNPSSVLMERVISAGYLWHNYGKSTIGSKEDIERVKTPQLRKFYEKYYQPDNATLIIAGKFDEKKTMDYVNQYFAPIPKPTRVLDEVLTVEPAQDGEKFVEVKRAGDSQSVGVMYHVAAYSDKDYAAIDVLNNILTSDPSGYLYKALVDTHKIASIWAFSPEVRDASFFYIGTEIPKEKNIEQTKNDIRAELDKVATINYTDQDVQRAKANIIKNIENRKNNTINFAIALTEIVGAGDYRLGFLYRDNIENVTKEDIKRVAEKYFRANNRTVGTFIPTKDEIRVKPNELTNKQITELVSNYKGRAAEKEAKPFEASIKNLKAHYAEGKLNNGLKYGIIDKEIKGEKVILSFNLPVSNEKDLANKGIIGQLTAELLMSGTKNLTKEQIKDQLDELKSSVGFRFSGQTLSVTINTYKNSLDKTMDIVRQIITEPTFPQAELTKTVNEYTTYLDANTNDPQALAFNEINRLTSNYPKSSIFYTASFSELKDEIKTIKQTDLVNFYKNILGAQNGVVSVVGTNDKTKVEKILSDTFGKWNSKSKYEKAYPMFTATKKEDKLYNIADKENAAAVGSINFKMNRESADYAAMVMANEMIGSGGFLSARIPMRLREKEGISYGAGSYVSIPNDPKNDVASWGYYAFLNPTKREAVEIALKEEVAKALKDGFTAEELKTNIVSWKNGRNTSLGMDGTLLSLSNGYLLNGISFDDFDNLEKKVDALNVSQVNEVFKKYISLDKLTSVYTGTFDKK